In one window of Bradysia coprophila strain Holo2 chromosome IV unlocalized genomic scaffold, BU_Bcop_v1 contig_106, whole genome shotgun sequence DNA:
- the LOC119070738 gene encoding protein ALP1-like — protein sequence MSAAMITNENIASLAVVVVGVCAIEEANKRKRRWWERPHLGVNQRSVYGQYELLQQMRISDEESFASILRFRPDSFDKLLTLVGPLITHYSNREPINPSTRLAVTLRYLATGESFKSLSYTYRLGKSTTGEIIAETLAAIYNALRPTMLPDLDTEKWLKIADGFNSRWNVPNCCGPVDGKHIRIKKPEHSGSEFFNYKGFFSVVMMGVADPGYRFLAVDVGCQGRNNDAVVLNNSKFGQKLLNGTLNLPGEREIKHGPKIPHYLLGDEMFGLQPYLMVPYPGRGTGKLTYTQKTFNYRHSRARRIIECTFGIFTQVFGIFLTSINAPPETVDLIVMAAVCLHNFRISENESGDLQENGFYDGGMRSGMESVFEAPGPNAPIPRSPQAIRDELASYFQDQGTTPPFDNTDSLTRARSIRDELAEYFTTGGRVHWQDQFIH from the exons ATGTCTGCTGCAATG ATAACAAATGAGAATATTGCGAGTTTGGCAGTTGTTGTAGTTGGCGTATGTGCAATCGAAGAAGCGAACAAGAGAAAAAGGAGATGGTGGGAGAGGCCACATTTGGGTGTGAATCAGCGTTCCGTTTATGGCCAGTACGAACTTCTACAACAAATGCGAATATCGGACGAGGAAAGCTTCGCATCAATTTTACGATTCCGACCTGATTCGTTTGACAAACTCCTCACACTCGTTGGTCCATTAATAACACATTACTCAAACCGAGAACCAATCAATCCATCAACTCGCCTGGCAGTGACACTTAG ATATCTGGCGACTGGAGAGTCATTTAAGTCTCTATCATACACCTACCGATTGGGTAAATCAACAACTGGCGAAATTATTGCTGAGACACTGGCAGCAATATACAATGCACTGAGACCAACAATGCTCCCAGACCTTGATACGGAAAAATGGCTTAAAATTGCTGACGGCTTCAATAGTCGATGGAATGTACCGAATTGCTGTGGGCCCGTTGATGGTAAACATATCCGTATCAAG aaACCAGAACATAGCGGTTCAgagtttttcaattataaagGTTTCTTTTCCGTCGTAATGATGGGTGTCGCCGATCCTGGGTATAGATTTTTAGCAGTCGATGTCGGATGCCAGGGTCGCAATAACGATGCTGTTGTTCTgaacaattcgaaatttggacaaaaattgttaaacGGGACTTTGAATCTTCCTGGCGAAAGGGAGATTAAGCATGGACCCAAAATCCCGCACTATTTGCTTGGCGATGAAATGTTTGGTCTTCAACCGTACTTAATGGTACCTTACCCAG gCCGCGGCACCGGCAAGCTGACATACACCCAAAAAACGTTCAACTACCGACATTCTCGTGCTAGGAGAATAATCGAGTGCACTTTTGGCATATTCACTCAAGTGTTCGGTATTTTCTTAACATCAATCAATGCACCTCCCGAAACCGTTGACTTGATTGTGATGGCTGCTGTATGCCTTCACAATTTCCGAATATCAGAAAATGAATCAGGTGATTTacaagaaaatggtttttatgaTGGGGGAATGCGATCAGGTATGGAATCAGTGTTTGAAGCACCAGGTCCGAACGCTCCTATTCCAAGGTCACCGCAAGCCATCAGAGATGAGTTAGCAAGTTATTTCCAGGATCAAGGAACTACACCACCATTCGATAACACTGACTCTTTGACTCGAGCTCGAAGCATCAGAGATGAGCTAGCTGAATACTTCACGACTGGCGGAAGAGTTCATTGGCAGGACCAGTTTATTCATTGA
- the LOC119070741 gene encoding protein Star produces the protein MSEEKSKSSIANSTPKVHMMPVASTKEAHLKGHVGPSALRQLLPIVSCLLSFASVLTVLIIYMDTTEIRHQQFRLNMSRDYELYGVPQDDPTLLKFVREIHMRKYPMTFLKNLPPKTMNLTDRHELAPQIAELIGKYAITRKGGFFVQSMPWTSGNMMTSPWLTETLNWGGLIVEPDPKQYFELRKENAHRNDVQVVHACLSSTGFPKEVTIHHEDETHDVKINSLIDEDSGFHPRVKCFPLYTLMLAVNHTKIDLLSLGCQGQELQILETIPFERVTINLITIHLEDYYKYETSADQYVQNVTTYLQTKSYKLVKQLSHNYIFQLNGCDKSKCRNKP, from the exons ATGAGTGAAGAGAAGAGTAAATCGTCAATAGCGAATAGTACGCCGAAAGTACACATGATGCCCGTTGCATCAACGAAGGAAGCCCATTTGAAGGGTCATGTCGGTCCATCAGCACTGCGGCAACTGTTACCGATTGTATCGTGTTTGCTGTCGTTTGCCAGTGTTTTGACGGTGTTAATTATCTACATGGATACGACAG AGATTCGGCACCAACAGTTCCGGCTGAATATGTCCCGTGATTACGAACTGTACGGCGTGCCGCAGGATGATCCAACATTGTTGAAATTCGTACGCGAAATTCATATGAGAAAGTATCCGATGACATTCCTAAAAAATCTACCTCCAAAAACGATGAACCTTACCGATCGTCATGAATTGGCTCCCCAAATAGCTGAGCTAATTGGAAAGTACGCGATAACACGCAAAGGCGGCTTTTTCGTCCAATCGATGCCCTGGACAAGCGGAAATATGATGACATCACCGTGGTTGACCGAAACATTGAATTGGGGCGGATTGATTGTCGAACCGGATCCGAAGCAGTATTTTGAATTGCGCAAAGAGAATGCACATCGGAATGATGTACAAGTGGTGCATGCCTGTTTGTCGTCAACGGGTTTTCCgaaagag GTAACCATTCATCACGAAGACGAAACCCATGATGTCAAGATCAATAGTTTGATTGATGAAGATTCGGGATTTCATCCTCGAGTGAAATGCTTCCCGCTGTACACTCTTATGCTGGCTGTAAATCATACGAAAATTGATCTGCTCAGTTTGGGTTGCCAAGGTCAAGAATTACAG ATCCTGGAAACGATTCCCTTCGAACGTGTCACCATCAACCTAATAACCATTCATCTAGAAGACTATTACAAATATGAAACCAGTGCCGATCAGTATGTGCAAAATGTTACCacatatttacaaacaaaatcgTATAAATTAGTCAAACAGTTGAGCCACAATTATATATTCCAGTTGAATGGATGTGATAAAAGTAAGTGTCGGAACAAAccataa
- the LOC119070744 gene encoding uncharacterized protein LOC119070744 → MESHKFVQLLLTCGLFVLCAGTACSNSLSKAYTGPTTAAGLNLIKEHEGFQPYFYTDSKKNKLIGYGYVCQANLCDKLRPPITVSQATSLLKAQLKSFEECVNANVRCGQLNAAQFSALVSFTFDLGCECLKKSALLLKLNKNDVSGASAEFAKWNRKDGKVTPELTRRRAAERQLFCSKNAC, encoded by the exons AtggaaagtcataaatttgttcaattacTTTTAACGTGCGGATTATTCGTGCTATGCGCAGGCACAGCATGTAGCAACAGCTTGAGCAAAG CTTACACCGGTCCTACGACAGCCGCCGGTCtaaatttaatcaaagaaCATGAAGGTTTCCAGCCATATTTTTATACCGATTCGAAA AAGAATAAACTCATCGGCTATGGGTACGTTTGCCAAGCAAATCTTTGCGACAAACTACGACCACCCATAACAGTTAGTCAAGCAACCAGTTTACTGAAAGCTCAGCTCAAATCATTCGAAGAATGCGTCAATGCGAACGTTCGATGTGGCCAATTGAATGCAGCTCAATTTTCTGCTCTCGTTTCGTTTACATTCGATTTGGGATGCGAATGTTTAAAGAAGTCAGCGCTACTtcttaaattgaataaaaatgatgtGTCCGGTGCTTCTGCTGAATTTGCTAAATGGAATAGGAAGGATGGTAAAGTTACACCGGAACTGACTAGGCGACGAGCCGCTGAACGACAATTATTCTGCTCGAAAAACGCATGCTAA
- the LOC119070739 gene encoding uncharacterized protein LOC119070739 isoform X1: MSAAMVRVTLYSPGRRLYSFAITKCQENDDIVRSKNGPKILLEHLELLKKKGLEPLTDEEIKVSILLFHSLVVVLDTAFLRCITYTDTDCTNSYIEQTLNPPPQTNQNTVSKPQVQKSTDDVAPEEVDNYVHDDNPQVQQTEDNMPYDSGAIEAKIKLAEWKRNKIKSSAKENSMKNVPLQPVRKSQTKLQITDKPPTQTKRKAHNLLQVKDVLDDEDLVYDVEHLVLEEVLARPQLYNYKLDLKYRSPDLVAQMFQAISDHIDEHMGLQLDWKHIQNTWKHYYALYLEYSNKTIVPSGSGSNRIPKMPKHYALLTQLDSLNAKRKQISSTSPEGFKLEPPKSKKSKKDDSSIAPFLENANNILAKFQNASDVPAASATTSLASQIEGDPDQAFLLTILPDLRKLSNLEKLKFKEDVYMKLNRLLQSHEGEECED, from the exons ATGTCTGCTGCAATGGTAAGAGTGACCCTTTACAGCCCTGGACGAAGGCTGTACAGTTTCGCAATAACAAAATGCCAAGAAAATGACGACATTGTTCGCAGTAAAA atGGACCCAAAATACTCCTCGAACATTTGGAGTTACTAAAGAAAAAGGGTTTGGAACCCTTAACTGATGAAGAGATTAAGGTATCCATTTTACTGTTTCATTCATTAGTCGTGGTCTTAGATACTGCATTCCTTCGATGCATTACCTATACAGACACAGATTGCACAAATTCATACATTGAGCAG ACACTAAACCCACCGCCTCAAACGAATCAAAACACAGTCTCAAAACCACAAGTTCAAAAAAGTACTGACGATGTAGCCCCAGAAGAAGTCGACAATTACGTTCACGATGATAATCCTCAG gTTCAACAAACTGAAGATAATATGCCATACGACTCTGGAGCAATAGAAGCCAAAATCAAATTGGCTGAATGGAAGCGTAATAAGATAAAAAGCAGCGCAAAGGAGAActcaatgaaaaatgttccTCTGCAGCCTG TTCGCAAATCTCagacaaaattacaaattaccGACAAACCTCCAA cTCAAACGAAACGAAAGGCGCACAATTTGTTGCAAGTGAAGGATGTCTTGGACGACGAAGACTTGGTATACGACGTGGAGCATCTTGTGTTGGAAGAAGTGCTGGCACGTCCTCAGCTGTATAATTATAAATTGGACTTAAAGTATAGAAGTCCTGATTTGGTGGCACAAATGTTCCAAGCTATATCCGACCATATCGACGAGCACATGGGTTTACAATTGGATTGGAAACATATACAAAACACTTGGAAGCATTACTATGCTCTGTATTTGGAATATTCTAACAAAACGATCGTTCCCAGTGGTTCCGGATCCAATCGAATACCAAAAATGCCTAAGCATTACGCATTGTTGACGCAGCTGGACAGTCTAAatgcaaaaagaaaacaaatttcgtcTACATCGCCTGAAGGTTTCAAATTAGAACCtccaaaatctaaaaaatccaaaaaggACGATTCGTCGATTGCACCATTCCTTGAAAATGCTAATAATATCTTAGCAAAGTTTCAAAATGCATCTGACGTACCAGCAGCTTCAGCAACAACTTCTCTTGCGTCACAAATCGAGGGTGACCCAGATCAAGCTTTTTTGTTAACCATTTTACCtgatttaagaaaattgagcaACTTAGAGAAGTTGAAATTCAAAGAGgatgtttatatgaaattgaaCCGACTATTGCAAAGTCATGAAGGGGAGGAATGTGAAGATtga
- the LOC119070739 gene encoding uncharacterized protein LOC119070739 isoform X2 has product MSAAMVRVTLYSPGRRLYSFAITKCQENDDIVRSKNGPKILLEHLELLKKKGLEPLTDEEIKVSILLFHSLVVVLDTAFLRCITYTDTDCTNSYIEQTLNPPPQTNQNTVSKPQVQKSTDDVAPEEVDNYVHDDNPQVQQTEDNMPYDSGAIEAKIKLAEWKRNKIKSSAKENSMKNVPLQPAQTKRKAHNLLQVKDVLDDEDLVYDVEHLVLEEVLARPQLYNYKLDLKYRSPDLVAQMFQAISDHIDEHMGLQLDWKHIQNTWKHYYALYLEYSNKTIVPSGSGSNRIPKMPKHYALLTQLDSLNAKRKQISSTSPEGFKLEPPKSKKSKKDDSSIAPFLENANNILAKFQNASDVPAASATTSLASQIEGDPDQAFLLTILPDLRKLSNLEKLKFKEDVYMKLNRLLQSHEGEECED; this is encoded by the exons ATGTCTGCTGCAATGGTAAGAGTGACCCTTTACAGCCCTGGACGAAGGCTGTACAGTTTCGCAATAACAAAATGCCAAGAAAATGACGACATTGTTCGCAGTAAAA atGGACCCAAAATACTCCTCGAACATTTGGAGTTACTAAAGAAAAAGGGTTTGGAACCCTTAACTGATGAAGAGATTAAGGTATCCATTTTACTGTTTCATTCATTAGTCGTGGTCTTAGATACTGCATTCCTTCGATGCATTACCTATACAGACACAGATTGCACAAATTCATACATTGAGCAG ACACTAAACCCACCGCCTCAAACGAATCAAAACACAGTCTCAAAACCACAAGTTCAAAAAAGTACTGACGATGTAGCCCCAGAAGAAGTCGACAATTACGTTCACGATGATAATCCTCAG gTTCAACAAACTGAAGATAATATGCCATACGACTCTGGAGCAATAGAAGCCAAAATCAAATTGGCTGAATGGAAGCGTAATAAGATAAAAAGCAGCGCAAAGGAGAActcaatgaaaaatgttccTCTGCAGCCTG cTCAAACGAAACGAAAGGCGCACAATTTGTTGCAAGTGAAGGATGTCTTGGACGACGAAGACTTGGTATACGACGTGGAGCATCTTGTGTTGGAAGAAGTGCTGGCACGTCCTCAGCTGTATAATTATAAATTGGACTTAAAGTATAGAAGTCCTGATTTGGTGGCACAAATGTTCCAAGCTATATCCGACCATATCGACGAGCACATGGGTTTACAATTGGATTGGAAACATATACAAAACACTTGGAAGCATTACTATGCTCTGTATTTGGAATATTCTAACAAAACGATCGTTCCCAGTGGTTCCGGATCCAATCGAATACCAAAAATGCCTAAGCATTACGCATTGTTGACGCAGCTGGACAGTCTAAatgcaaaaagaaaacaaatttcgtcTACATCGCCTGAAGGTTTCAAATTAGAACCtccaaaatctaaaaaatccaaaaaggACGATTCGTCGATTGCACCATTCCTTGAAAATGCTAATAATATCTTAGCAAAGTTTCAAAATGCATCTGACGTACCAGCAGCTTCAGCAACAACTTCTCTTGCGTCACAAATCGAGGGTGACCCAGATCAAGCTTTTTTGTTAACCATTTTACCtgatttaagaaaattgagcaACTTAGAGAAGTTGAAATTCAAAGAGgatgtttatatgaaattgaaCCGACTATTGCAAAGTCATGAAGGGGAGGAATGTGAAGATtga
- the LOC119070735 gene encoding copine-8-like codes for MTAPNFTNIGFGNMGPSAAAACTSQIEMTLSCRNLTNMDVMSKSDPFCIVFMKESHQDRYFEVGRTEPIDDNLSPEWVKKFILNYNFETIQKIRFEVWDKDPSGTDFIGEYESTMAEIVSYSGRQFVSKLKDKKSNIAGHIVIVTEEVSSCKEIIQMTFRATNLQKQFFFVRNDPFLVFSRSNEDGSYSVVLKTEVVSSTQNPRWKPLTIRGRTLCNGDNDRTIKIDCFDSRNDGDHKLIGTCQTSLRTLKKGAGRVGEDNQYLLRKTMNSKEHTGMLELMNIVVTEEISFLDYIRGGTQMHFAVAIDFTASNGSPGDPRSLHFMSNVPNSYEIALRSVGEIIQSYDTSQMYPAFGFGAKLPPTGNVSHQFPLNGKPSNPFCTSIQEILAHYRTTLTKVQLYGPTNFSPVILNTIEISKQYQDGKHYFVLLIITDGIISDMHPTIRAIINASKLPISIIIVGVGSADFGAMDELDADDKRLNLDGQFADRDIVQFVPLNRFLVETGSFVKSQADLARAVLAEIPDQMVGYMKSKGFKPQPTAGPTGVPSAPIS; via the exons ATGACGGCTCCAAACTTTACGAACATCGGTTTCGGCAACATGGGTCCATCAGCCGCTGCTGCATGCACTTCACAAATAGAAATGACGCTCAGTTGTCGGAATCTGACTAATATGGATGTCATGTCAAAATCCGATCCGTTCTGCATTGTTTTCATGAAGGAATCACACCAAGATCGATATTTCGAGGTCGGTCGCACCGAACCGATAGATGACAATCTGAGTCCGGAATGggtgaaaaaattcattttgaattacAATTTCGAGACGATCCAAAAAATTCGCTTTGAAGTGTGGGACAAAGATCCTTCCGGAACCGATTTCATTGGTGAATATGAATCGACCATGGCCGAGATTGTATCGTACAGTGGTCGTCAATTCGTCAGTAAATTAAAggataaaaaatcaaacatcgCCGGTCACATTGTCATTGTGACCGAAGAAGTGTCGAGCTGCAAGGAAATCATTCAAATGACATTTCGTGCCACCAATCTGCAGAAGCAATTCTTCTTCGTTCGAAATGATCCGTTCCTGGTGTTCTCCCGTTCGAATGAAGACGGCTCGTATTCGGTGGTGCTGAAAACGGAAGTCGTGAGTTCGACCCAGAATCCGCGCTGGAAGCCATTGACAATCAGAGGCAGAACCCTGTGTAACGGTGACAATGACAGAACAATCAAAATCGATTGCTTTGACAGTCGGAACGACGGTGACCATAAGCTAATCGGTACGTGTCAAACGTCTCTGCGTACGTTAAAGAAGGGAGCAGGCCGAGTCGGCGAAGACAACCAATATCTTCTTCGAAAAACTATGAACAGTAAAGAGCATACGGGTATGTTGGAGCTGATGAATATTGTTGTAACTGAGGAGATTTCGTTTTTGGATTACATTCGCGGAGGAACACAGATGCATTTTGCCGTTGCTATTGATTTTACTGCCTCGAATGGATCTCCGGGGGATCCGCGATCACTGCATTTCATGAGCAATGTCCCCAACAGCTACGAGATTGCGTTGAGGAGTGTCGGTGAAATCATACAGAGCTATGACACGTCGCAGATGTATCCGGCTTTTG GTTTCGGAGCCAAACTACCACCAACGGGAAATGTGTCACACCAATTCCCATTGAACGGCAAACCATCCAATCCGTTCTGCACCAGCATCCAAGAAATTTTGGCCCATTACCGTACCACACTGACCAAAGTGCAACTCTACGGACCAACCAACTTCTCACCGGTGATTCTCAACACCATCGAAATATCAAAACAATACCAGGACGGCAAGCATTACTTCGTGCTGCTCATCATCACCGACGGCATAATATCCGACATGCATCCGACCATCCGTGCAATCATAAACGCATCCAAGCTACCGATTTCGATCATCATCGTTGGTGTGGGAAGCGCCGACTTTGGTGCAATGGACGAATTGGATGCTGATGACAAGCGATTGAATTTGGACGGTCAATTTGCCGACCGAGACATTGTGCAGTTTGTGCCGTTGAATCGTTTTCTGGTCGAAACGGGGTCGTTTGTAAAATCTCAGGCGGATTTGGCGAGAGCAGTGCTGGCTGAAATTCCAGACCAAATGGTTGGTTACATGAAATCGAAAGGATTTAAACCGCAGCCGACTGCAGGTCCAACAGGTGTGCCATCTGCACCGATaagttaa
- the LOC119070743 gene encoding uncharacterized protein LOC119070743 has product MTSDNDSMDWSKYPPDRVEGLKYFYKGPSSDEDGPCTEDELKMLCTKWDCRVDMKVDNFLYWLMKKTKERDFRGDHELFVRRMPRIECELRKKGLQKYEKYQEAYGEKNRKYMAHCADWRHNELRRLRFLKKLSTLCSTWSWDDSDDEEESASDSEIEPNNVLNKDGGEDSYNDYNSSAETVIDRFNSFIETESVVGGTEVDIENIGHEEEIGPGSDNDDIEDVNSQLFTPGQTSTQKEKDTASTNIPS; this is encoded by the exons ATGACGAGTGATAATGATTCAATGGATTGGAGCAAGTATCCGCCTGACCGAGTTGAAGGATTAAAGTATTTCTATAAAGGACCTTCG AGTGACGAAGATGGGCCATGCACCGAAGATGAACTGAAAATGCTCTGCACAAAATGGGACTGCAGGGTCGACATGAAAGTGGACAACTTTCTGTACTGGTTGatgaaaaaaacgaaagaaagagATTTCAGAGGCGACCATGAACTATTCGTACGTCGCATGCCCAGAATCGAGTGTGAGCTTCGAAAGAAAGGTTTAcagaaatacgaaaaatatcaGGAAGCCTATGGCGAGAAGAATCGCAAATATATGGCTCATTGTGCGGATTGGCGACACAACGAACTCCGTCGGCtacgatttttgaaaaaacttaGTACTTTGTGTTCTACATGGTCGTGGGATGATAGTGACGATGAGGAAGAGAGCGCCAGTGACAGCGAAATTGAACCGAACAATGTGTTGAACAAAGACGGCGGCGAAGACAGTTACAATGATTACAATTCGTCCGCTGAAACGGTGATTGATCGATTCAACTCATTTATTGAAACCGAATCTGTCGTCGGTGGAACAGAAGTAGACATTGAGAATATAGGACACGAAGAAGAGATCGGTCCAGGCTCCGACAATGATGACATCGAAGATGTGAATAGTCAATTGTTTACACCCGGACAAACCTCTACACAAAAGGAGAAAGACACAGCTTCGACCAACATTCCATcgtga